The sequence AAACGCAAGCTTTCGCGCATATCGCTGGCCGTCGGGGCATTCCTTGTCCTGTCGTTGTGCCTGCCGTGGACGATCATCGGCAAGTCTCCGGACCATAACAAGGTCCGGAAGTACGTGCCGGATGCGCCCGTGCAGGCGCTCGATCAGGACGAGTGGACATTTTCGGCCGACAGAGTGGTGGGCGACCACACCAGCGAGTACGTGGAGGCCTTCGGCAACGTCTCCCTGAGCCTTGGCGAGGATCAGCTGCGCGCCGACTTTGCGCGCTACTACCAGGCCACGGGCTGGGTCTTTCTCAAAGGGCACATCCGGGCCCACTGGGGCGGCGATTTCCTGCAGGCGGATGAGGGCGAGTTCGACCTGAACAACATGACCGGCTGGCTCAAGAACGGCAAGTTGTTCATGGCCAAGCCGCACGTCTACGTGGAGGCCGAACGCGTGGGCAAGTCCGTGGGCGACTCCTACACCTTCAAGAACGCCAAGGTGACCTCCTGTTCCGGGCAAACACCGGCCTGGTCCGTGACCAGCGAGGAGGGCGACATCAGCCTGGACGGTCGTATCCAGCTCTACCGCTCGGCCTTCCGGATCAAGGACGTCCCCGTCTTCTACTGGCCGTACATGGTCCTGCCCGGCCGCACCCCCCGCCAGAGCGGCTTCCTGATGCCCTACGTGGCCAGCTCCGACAAGCTCGGCCTGCAGGTCAACCTGCCTTACTACTGGGTCATCAACGACGAGATGGATGCCACCTTCTACCAAAACTACATGAGCCGGCGCGGTTACATGCAGGGGGTTGAGTTCCGGCACACCGAGGACGCCTCGTCCCGAGGTTTGTGGCAGGCGGATTTTCTCAACGACAACATCCGGGCGTCCAACGAGTCCGACGAGTGGAAGGACTACCGAGACGACGGGTTGACCCGAAAGAATCGGGATCGCTGGTGGGTGCGCGGCAAGTATGACGGCTGGCTGGGCAGCCCCCAGTGGAAGATCAAGGTCGATCTCGATCTGGTCTCGGACCAGAACTACCTGCGCGACTTCACGGATGGCCCCAACGGGTACGACAAGACCCGTGAGGAGTTCCTGGACGTGTTCGGCCGCGATATTGAGAACAAGGACTCCCTGCACCGTTTGAACAAGCTGTACGTCAGCCGCAGCTGGGACCGCTTCGGCGTGACCGGCCTGACCCAGTACGACCAGAACCTGGCCTATAGAAACGGCAACAATCCGAACAGCGAGAATCCGACCATTCAGATTCTCCCCGAGTTGAACGCCTATGCCTGGCAGCAGTCCCTGATCGGCGGGTTGGAAGGCTCTCTGGACACCAAGTACGATTATTTCCATCGCGAGTACGGCGACTCGGGTCACCGCGCGATCATCTCGCCCGAACTCAAGTATCCGATGAAAAGCCGCTATCTGACGGTCATCCCCTCGGTCTCCATGCAGGAAACCGCGTACTCCCTGACCAGTCGGGAGGATGTCGGGGATATGACGATCGTCGGCACGGGTGGGCGCGACGAGACCATCGACACCTCCAAGATCAAAGACGGCTTCCAGACCCGGACCACCTGGACCGGCGGATTCACGGCCTTTTCGGAAATGACCCGGACCTTCGATCTGGCCGGTGCGCCCAAGGCGGACCCGAGCCTGGCCGGGACCTCCCGCTGGACCAAGCTGAAGAACTCGATCATTCCCCGACTGGCCTACACCTATACCAACCGGCCGACAAACCAGGAAAAGCTCCCCTATTTCGATTCGGATGACCGGGTGGACGGCCGCAATGCGGTGACCTACTCCCTGACCAGCGTGCTGGATCGCCGCCGCGACAGCGTGGTCCTGTCGCCCGGCTCGGATGGCGAACCCGCGGCTCAGGTGGCGCGCGACTATCTCGACTTCCTGCTCTTTCGGGTGGAACAGTCCTACGACATCCGCGAGGCCCAGCGCACGGACGAGCGGGACATCTACGAGCGCAGGCCGTTCTCCGACATCATGACCGAGTTGAAGATCAAGCCCACCAATTACGTGGACATCCTCTCCCGCTACTGGTTCTCTCCGTACAAGGGCGACATGACCCAGACGGAGAACTCCATCCGCTTCTACAAGGACGGCCTGGGCGAGATCACGGTGGGGTACGACTTCCTGCAGAGTCTGGACGAGTACAAACGTACCCGCGACGACAACCTGTCCGTGCTCAAGCTCGGGGGCAAATGG is a genomic window of uncultured Pseudodesulfovibrio sp. containing:
- the lptD gene encoding LPS assembly protein LptD; translated protein: MKRKLSRISLAVGAFLVLSLCLPWTIIGKSPDHNKVRKYVPDAPVQALDQDEWTFSADRVVGDHTSEYVEAFGNVSLSLGEDQLRADFARYYQATGWVFLKGHIRAHWGGDFLQADEGEFDLNNMTGWLKNGKLFMAKPHVYVEAERVGKSVGDSYTFKNAKVTSCSGQTPAWSVTSEEGDISLDGRIQLYRSAFRIKDVPVFYWPYMVLPGRTPRQSGFLMPYVASSDKLGLQVNLPYYWVINDEMDATFYQNYMSRRGYMQGVEFRHTEDASSRGLWQADFLNDNIRASNESDEWKDYRDDGLTRKNRDRWWVRGKYDGWLGSPQWKIKVDLDLVSDQNYLRDFTDGPNGYDKTREEFLDVFGRDIENKDSLHRLNKLYVSRSWDRFGVTGLTQYDQNLAYRNGNNPNSENPTIQILPELNAYAWQQSLIGGLEGSLDTKYDYFHREYGDSGHRAIISPELKYPMKSRYLTVIPSVSMQETAYSLTSREDVGDMTIVGTGGRDETIDTSKIKDGFQTRTTWTGGFTAFSEMTRTFDLAGAPKADPSLAGTSRWTKLKNSIIPRLAYTYTNRPTNQEKLPYFDSDDRVDGRNAVTYSLTSVLDRRRDSVVLSPGSDGEPAAQVARDYLDFLLFRVEQSYDIREAQRTDERDIYERRPFSDIMTELKIKPTNYVDILSRYWFSPYKGDMTQTENSIRFYKDGLGEITVGYDFLQSLDEYKRTRDDNLSVLKLGGKWDINEAVTLGAMFRHDFISERDLERTITLDWAAECYTLHFTYSQRPNDNRFAVGFDLLNF